Proteins encoded by one window of Superficieibacter sp. HKU1:
- the mnmE gene encoding tRNA uridine-5-carboxymethylaminomethyl(34) synthesis GTPase MnmE, translating into MSHNDTIVAQATPPGRGGVGILRISGLKARDVAQAVLGKLPKPRYADYLPFQDADGTALDQGIALWFPGPNSFTGEDVLELQGHGGPVILDLLLKRILTLPGLRIAKPGEFSERAFLNDKLDLAQAEAIADLIDASSEQAARSALNSLQGAFSARVNHLVEALTHLRIYVEAAIDFPDEEIDFLSDGKIEAQLNGVMADLDAVRAEARQGSLLREGMKVVIAGRPNAGKSSLLNALAGRDAAIVTDIAGTTRDVLREHIHIDGMPLHIIDTAGLREASDEVERIGIERAWQEIEQADRVLFMVDGTTTDAVDPADIWPDFIARLPAKLPITVVRNKADITGETLGFSEVNNHSLVRLSARTGEGVNVLRDHLKQSMGFDTRMEGGFLARRRHLQALEDAANHLEQGKAQLLGAWAGELLAEELRLAQHSLSEITGEFTSDDLLGRIFSSFCIGK; encoded by the coding sequence ATGAGCCATAACGACACTATCGTTGCCCAGGCCACCCCTCCAGGACGTGGCGGCGTGGGCATCCTGCGCATCTCCGGCCTGAAAGCTCGCGACGTCGCGCAGGCCGTACTGGGAAAATTGCCTAAGCCACGCTACGCCGATTACCTGCCTTTTCAGGACGCGGACGGCACGGCGCTCGATCAGGGCATCGCGCTATGGTTCCCGGGTCCAAACTCTTTTACCGGCGAAGATGTGCTGGAGCTACAGGGACACGGCGGCCCGGTCATTCTCGATCTGCTGTTAAAACGTATCCTGACCCTCCCCGGCCTGCGCATCGCGAAACCCGGCGAGTTCTCCGAGCGGGCGTTTCTCAACGACAAGCTGGATTTAGCCCAGGCAGAAGCGATTGCTGACCTGATAGACGCCAGTTCCGAGCAGGCGGCACGCTCGGCGCTGAACTCGCTTCAGGGTGCCTTCTCCGCACGGGTGAATCACCTGGTGGAAGCACTCACTCACCTGCGGATCTACGTCGAAGCGGCCATCGACTTCCCGGACGAAGAGATCGACTTTCTTTCCGACGGCAAAATCGAGGCACAGCTTAACGGCGTAATGGCCGATCTGGACGCGGTACGCGCCGAAGCGCGTCAGGGCAGCCTGCTGCGCGAAGGGATGAAAGTGGTGATTGCCGGACGTCCCAACGCCGGTAAATCCAGCCTGCTGAATGCGCTGGCCGGGCGCGACGCGGCGATTGTTACCGACATCGCCGGCACCACGCGCGACGTCCTGCGCGAGCATATTCACATCGACGGGATGCCGCTGCACATTATCGACACCGCCGGGCTGCGCGAAGCCAGCGACGAAGTTGAGCGCATTGGCATCGAGCGCGCCTGGCAGGAGATTGAACAGGCGGACCGCGTACTGTTTATGGTCGACGGCACCACCACCGATGCGGTAGATCCGGCAGATATCTGGCCAGATTTTATTGCCCGTCTGCCCGCAAAGCTGCCGATTACCGTGGTGCGTAACAAGGCCGATATCACCGGCGAAACGCTGGGCTTTAGTGAAGTGAATAATCACTCACTTGTACGCCTTTCTGCGCGCACCGGTGAAGGCGTAAACGTTTTGCGCGATCATCTCAAGCAAAGTATGGGCTTCGATACCCGGATGGAAGGCGGTTTCCTGGCCCGCCGTCGTCATTTGCAGGCGCTGGAAGACGCGGCGAACCATCTTGAGCAGGGCAAAGCGCAACTGCTCGGTGCCTGGGCTGGTGAATTGCTGGCGGAGGAGTTACGCCTTGCTCAGCACAGCCTGAGCGAGATCACCGGCGAGTTTACTTCGGATGATTTGCTGGGACGGATTTTCTCGAGTTTTTGTATCGGGAAAT